The following coding sequences lie in one Mucilaginibacter sp. KACC 22773 genomic window:
- a CDS encoding TetR/AcrR family transcriptional regulator, with the protein MDTSKKIADKVYTLFSSYGIRSISMDDIASDLRISKKTIYQFYSNKDSLVETFVDTAIAENIFRCKSLIAKSDDAIIELYFLLVNVMELYNILNPAIVYDLEKNHELAYEKLKGHKAMFIHQTVKANIARGVKTGLYRNDFDMDVITRFFLESLAIISNSGIFLPANHKIKPTDEVFACLISGIATITGIEVVNAYKNQRGIMLLSNYEEMPFWDH; encoded by the coding sequence ATGGACACCTCAAAAAAAATAGCCGACAAAGTGTATACCCTTTTTAGCAGTTACGGCATTCGTAGTATTAGCATGGATGATATTGCATCTGACCTCAGGATCAGCAAAAAAACAATTTATCAATTTTACTCCAATAAAGATTCATTGGTAGAGACATTTGTAGATACGGCGATAGCTGAAAATATTTTTCGTTGTAAATCTCTTATTGCAAAAAGCGACGACGCTATTATTGAGTTGTATTTTTTGCTGGTAAATGTAATGGAGCTTTACAATATTTTAAATCCCGCCATTGTTTACGACCTCGAAAAAAATCATGAATTAGCTTATGAAAAACTTAAAGGTCATAAAGCTATGTTCATTCATCAAACCGTTAAAGCAAATATAGCACGCGGTGTAAAAACAGGTTTGTACCGCAATGATTTTGATATGGATGTAATAACAAGGTTTTTTCTTGAAAGCCTGGCCATCATATCCAACTCCGGGATATTTTTGCCGGCCAATCATAAAATTAAACCAACGGATGAAGTATTTGCATGCCTGATAAGCGGAATAGCAACTATAACGGGAATAGAGGTTGTAAATGCATATAAAAACCAGCGGGGTATTATGCTTTTAAGTAATTATGAAGAGATGCCTTTTTGGGACCATTAG
- a CDS encoding RagB/SusD family nutrient uptake outer membrane protein, whose translation MVNKSAYTSDTYFTSDVALNEAVVATYAGLLHNGMWAREWYFTFDLLGYDAKNNQPLVGDLLQLAQYNFGPDQNQAGQMWSALYQIIARANVVIDRTQVWKPDPLKPTEATDQKQYIAEAKFLRAYAYFQLVNLYGRVPLRTHYITLPTPADINAPRSPVAAVWAFIEQDLKDAEAGLPLSYASESYGRATQGAAVALLGKSYLYEKKWALAQTELTKLTKAPFNYSLAPVYNDLFDDPKQNDATANPETIFQVMNQKWTDWGVGNQYYVFGGQETWGGKATHSDRAQEYGFNDWNNVHITTTAVKAFTYPNPQNPAVNYVDPRAAFTFYGDAASGGQTQYCQQCSAGPVDFPFASKGYEWLKYEYYNKQSSFGGPQSGINGQVIRYADVLLMLAESYIQQGNTGAEPLGLINQVRNRPSVKAPLYTSLGSQADAMNILMRERQLELTGEQSRYFDLIRWGIAKQTINAERKIEDGTQPFQDKNVLLPIPLAEKNSNSAVAKDISGDWN comes from the coding sequence TTGGTTAATAAAAGTGCGTACACTTCTGATACGTATTTTACCAGCGATGTTGCCTTAAACGAGGCTGTTGTAGCCACTTACGCAGGTTTGCTGCATAATGGCATGTGGGCACGCGAGTGGTATTTTACTTTTGACCTGCTTGGTTATGATGCCAAAAATAATCAGCCCCTTGTAGGTGATTTGCTGCAATTGGCACAGTATAATTTTGGCCCCGACCAGAACCAGGCGGGTCAGATGTGGTCGGCATTATACCAAATAATAGCGCGTGCCAATGTGGTTATCGACCGTACGCAGGTATGGAAACCGGACCCGCTTAAACCTACAGAGGCAACGGACCAAAAGCAATATATTGCCGAGGCTAAATTTCTGCGGGCTTATGCTTATTTTCAATTAGTTAATTTGTACGGCCGGGTACCACTCCGCACCCACTACATAACGCTGCCAACACCTGCAGATATTAACGCACCGAGATCGCCTGTTGCCGCTGTTTGGGCGTTTATTGAACAGGATTTGAAAGATGCTGAAGCAGGCCTTCCTCTTTCCTATGCTTCTGAAAGTTACGGGCGTGCTACACAAGGGGCTGCGGTGGCGCTTTTGGGTAAATCTTATTTATATGAAAAAAAATGGGCTCTGGCACAAACAGAACTTACCAAGTTAACCAAGGCTCCTTTCAATTATTCGCTTGCGCCGGTTTATAACGATCTGTTTGATGATCCGAAGCAGAATGATGCTACCGCGAATCCTGAAACCATTTTCCAGGTGATGAACCAGAAATGGACAGACTGGGGCGTAGGTAACCAATATTACGTTTTTGGGGGCCAGGAAACCTGGGGTGGTAAAGCAACACACTCAGACCGTGCACAGGAATACGGCTTTAATGATTGGAACAACGTACATATAACTACAACCGCTGTTAAAGCTTTTACCTATCCTAACCCACAAAATCCTGCTGTGAATTACGTCGACCCCCGTGCAGCCTTCACCTTTTATGGCGATGCTGCAAGTGGCGGGCAAACACAATATTGTCAGCAATGTTCTGCAGGACCTGTAGATTTTCCCTTCGCTTCAAAAGGGTACGAGTGGCTTAAATATGAATATTATAACAAACAATCGTCTTTTGGCGGACCTCAAAGTGGTATAAACGGCCAGGTAATACGTTATGCTGATGTTTTGCTTATGCTGGCAGAAAGCTATATACAGCAGGGCAACACAGGTGCCGAGCCATTGGGTTTAATTAACCAGGTACGTAACAGGCCAAGTGTTAAAGCTCCACTTTATACCTCGCTGGGTAGCCAGGCAGATGCTATGAACATCCTGATGCGTGAAAGGCAGTTGGAACTAACCGGTGAACAAAGCCGTTATTTTGACTTGATACGTTGGGGCATTGCAAAACAAACAATAAATGCTGAAAGGAAGATTGAAGACGGCACACAGCCGTTTCAGGATAAAAATGTGTTGTTACCAATACCTTTAGCCGAGAAGAATTCTAATTCTGCCGTTGCCAAGGATATTTCCGGTGATTGGAATTAA
- a CDS encoding SusC/RagA family TonB-linked outer membrane protein, with translation MKRKLFNQLLIFVGITLSAIMISLPGFSQTGKITGKVSDKDDGLPLPGVSVKVKGKPEVTGTNSEGVYSINAASGSTLIFSFVGYEQKEIVVPSSGTLNAVLSKSTSNLNEVVVIGYGTSRKKDLVGAVNVVNAKDAGANTSLSPAQLIIGKAPGVQVVPTNGVPGSTAKIIVRGVGSFTDVSPLYVIDGIQGNEGSFNSISPQDIENITILKDAASTAIYGVAGANGVVIITTKKGKTGAPQISFTSQVGFATIPKKLDLLKAADYVKLLKDIDVTNNNPTPVKLTTPYVLVDRNDWQNQIFKTALSTQNDISVSGGSDKITYNMSAGYVTQQATVKDYQLKRFNNRFTLEEKLGRFRFGQTLNLRYTKTEGIMAGIGNALQYAPYQPIYDSSIRGGYSILTNIDDDSNAVNPLEDLGVKTQSGHELILFPQVFGEVRIINGLTFRSQASVQYGSSVSNSYNIPYVTANKLSFDRQAGRSFNDYSSYTIENYFSYNRTFGKHNVSLTAGTSYKDAGSSSFVSLTGTGMLTDEVRDISVATKITPASSSGYANGAGIEQSYYGRLIYSYDDKYILSASLRRDGSSNFPKASRYGNFPGAGLAWRFSQEDFIKAAFPFISDGKLRVGWGRTGNNRISLTASDVYTFNGSTAGNLAYSFGRNEQFVSGTTLTTIGNGLLHWETTDQTDAGIDLGFLNNRITFNADYYNRKSSGLLVNIPVPPSLGIGINTGGSSQTVNAADAQNKGFEFQLGYRSEVKSDFSYNISVNGAFNSNKTISLGTQSPTPIVGGTGVAETLTQPGSPIGAYYGYRVDHVAKDQAEIDALNAKAQQKTGNQTAVYQSGLKPGDFIFKDLTGDGTVDSKDQQVLGSAIPKFMYGINIGANYHSFDLNVVLSGVQGVQIGNDLRSSLEFAGTGHNASTAILNRWQKPGDNAALPRAGQNDNGSGNLRPSDFFIDNGAYLRARNITLGYTLSKATLQSFSGNVLSRLRVYIAAENLFTITGYKGYDPEIGSDGGDLIFNRNIDRGQVPQPRTILFGIQAGF, from the coding sequence ATGAAAAGAAAATTATTTAACCAACTCCTGATTTTTGTCGGGATAACCTTATCAGCTATCATGATAAGTTTGCCGGGCTTTTCGCAAACGGGGAAAATTACCGGCAAAGTGTCGGATAAGGACGACGGATTACCTCTGCCCGGCGTATCTGTCAAAGTAAAAGGAAAGCCCGAGGTTACGGGTACAAATTCCGAAGGTGTCTATTCCATAAATGCGGCCTCAGGCAGTACACTGATATTCTCTTTTGTTGGTTACGAACAAAAAGAAATTGTTGTTCCTTCATCAGGCACACTTAATGCGGTTTTATCAAAAAGTACCAGCAACCTGAACGAAGTAGTAGTAATAGGATATGGAACCTCCCGCAAAAAAGACCTGGTAGGTGCTGTTAATGTGGTAAACGCGAAAGATGCCGGCGCCAATACATCACTAAGCCCTGCACAACTGATAATAGGAAAGGCCCCCGGCGTTCAGGTAGTGCCCACAAATGGTGTGCCGGGCTCAACTGCGAAAATTATTGTACGTGGTGTGGGTTCTTTCACGGATGTTAGCCCGTTGTACGTTATTGATGGCATTCAGGGTAATGAAGGATCGTTCAATAGCATCAGCCCACAGGATATTGAGAACATTACCATATTAAAAGACGCAGCTTCTACAGCAATATATGGTGTTGCCGGTGCTAATGGTGTTGTAATTATTACAACAAAAAAAGGTAAAACAGGAGCTCCTCAAATATCGTTTACCTCGCAGGTAGGTTTTGCAACCATACCTAAAAAGCTTGACCTGCTGAAAGCCGCAGATTATGTAAAGCTCCTTAAAGATATTGATGTTACCAACAATAATCCCACACCGGTAAAACTTACAACACCATATGTTTTGGTTGACAGAAACGACTGGCAGAACCAAATTTTTAAAACAGCTTTATCAACACAAAATGATATAAGTGTAAGCGGCGGAAGTGATAAGATTACATATAATATGTCGGCGGGCTACGTAACACAGCAAGCCACAGTTAAAGATTATCAATTAAAAAGGTTTAATAACCGGTTTACATTAGAGGAAAAATTAGGCCGTTTTCGCTTCGGCCAAACCTTAAATTTGAGGTATACCAAAACGGAGGGAATTATGGCAGGCATAGGTAACGCGCTTCAATATGCGCCTTATCAACCCATATATGATTCTTCAATTCGGGGCGGTTACTCCATCCTTACCAATATAGATGATGACAGCAATGCAGTAAATCCATTAGAAGACTTAGGCGTAAAAACACAAAGCGGGCATGAACTGATATTATTTCCGCAAGTATTTGGAGAAGTAAGAATTATAAATGGTTTAACCTTCAGGTCACAAGCGTCAGTACAATATGGCAGCAGTGTGAGCAATTCTTATAATATCCCCTACGTAACCGCCAATAAACTGTCCTTCGACCGGCAAGCGGGCCGTAGTTTTAACGACTACTCCAGTTACACCATTGAAAATTATTTTTCCTATAACCGTACCTTTGGCAAACACAATGTTTCGCTAACAGCAGGTACAAGTTACAAAGACGCGGGCAGCAGTAGCTTTGTTAGTCTAACAGGTACCGGTATGCTGACCGATGAAGTAAGGGACATATCCGTAGCCACAAAAATTACCCCCGCCAGTTCCTCAGGCTATGCCAATGGAGCTGGCATAGAACAATCTTACTATGGACGTTTGATTTATTCTTACGACGATAAGTACATTCTTTCAGCCAGTTTAAGGCGCGACGGGTCTTCCAATTTTCCCAAGGCAAGCCGTTACGGCAATTTTCCGGGCGCGGGCTTAGCATGGCGCTTCAGTCAGGAAGATTTCATAAAAGCAGCCTTTCCATTCATCAGCGATGGTAAACTTCGCGTAGGATGGGGACGTACCGGTAACAACCGGATATCTCTTACCGCCAGCGATGTGTATACCTTCAATGGATCGACTGCTGGAAACCTGGCGTATTCTTTTGGCAGGAACGAGCAATTTGTTAGCGGCACAACACTTACTACCATCGGAAACGGATTATTACACTGGGAAACAACAGACCAAACAGATGCGGGGATCGATCTGGGTTTTCTCAACAACAGAATAACTTTTAATGCCGATTATTACAACAGAAAAAGCAGTGGGTTATTAGTTAACATACCCGTACCACCAAGTTTAGGTATAGGGATAAATACAGGCGGAAGTTCACAGACCGTTAACGCAGCGGATGCACAAAATAAGGGTTTTGAATTTCAGTTAGGTTACCGTTCTGAGGTTAAAAGTGATTTTAGCTATAACATAAGTGTTAACGGTGCTTTTAATAGTAATAAAACAATATCGTTAGGCACCCAGTCGCCGACGCCAATTGTAGGCGGGACAGGTGTTGCAGAAACCCTGACCCAACCGGGTAGCCCTATCGGGGCATATTATGGTTATAGGGTTGATCATGTAGCCAAAGACCAGGCCGAAATTGATGCGTTAAATGCAAAAGCACAACAGAAAACCGGCAATCAGACTGCGGTTTACCAAAGTGGATTAAAACCTGGCGACTTTATATTTAAGGATCTAACAGGCGACGGAACCGTCGATTCAAAAGACCAGCAGGTTTTGGGGAGCGCAATTCCAAAGTTTATGTATGGAATTAATATAGGTGCCAATTACCATAGTTTCGATCTTAATGTAGTGTTGTCAGGAGTGCAGGGCGTGCAAATTGGAAATGATCTGAGGTCCAGTTTGGAGTTCGCGGGAACAGGGCATAACGCCTCAACCGCCATATTAAACAGGTGGCAAAAGCCTGGAGACAATGCCGCTCTTCCAAGGGCTGGACAGAATGACAATGGATCCGGAAATTTAAGGCCATCGGATTTCTTTATCGACAACGGTGCCTATTTACGTGCCCGTAACATCACCCTGGGTTATACTTTGAGTAAAGCCACTTTGCAATCGTTTTCAGGCAATGTTTTAAGTAGACTGCGCGTATATATTGCTGCGGAAAATTTATTTACTATAACCGGCTATAAAGGGTATGACCCCGAAATAGGTTCAGATGGGGGCGATCTTATTTTTAACCGCAATATAGATCGCGGCCAGGTTCCGCAGCCGCGTACCATTTTATTCGGGATACAAGCAGGATTTTAA
- the tsaB gene encoding tRNA (adenosine(37)-N6)-threonylcarbamoyltransferase complex dimerization subunit type 1 TsaB, which produces MGLILQIETATTSCSVALAADGKVLDFKQVNERNKHAEVITLFTEELITGGNFNYRDLDAIAVSCGPGSYTGLRIGVSTAKGLCFALDKPLIAIETLEAMAYGVINDNTIPINENTLLCPMIDARRMEVYCSVFNIAGEKLKDTAAEIIDENSFADLLKDNRVLFFGDGADKCEAILGGNPNASFLHNFENSATYLTQKAAEKFADKDFEDVAYFEPYYLKDFIAGKKSKS; this is translated from the coding sequence ATGGGCCTTATTTTACAAATAGAAACTGCAACAACATCATGCTCAGTAGCATTAGCTGCTGATGGTAAGGTTTTGGATTTTAAACAGGTAAATGAGCGTAATAAACACGCCGAAGTAATTACTTTATTTACCGAAGAACTTATAACCGGCGGTAATTTTAATTACCGCGACCTGGACGCAATTGCGGTAAGTTGCGGTCCTGGCTCATACACAGGTTTGCGTATTGGGGTATCTACAGCAAAGGGGCTTTGCTTCGCGCTTGATAAACCGCTTATAGCTATCGAAACTTTGGAGGCGATGGCTTATGGTGTAATTAATGATAATACAATACCCATTAATGAAAACACATTGCTGTGCCCTATGATTGATGCCCGCAGAATGGAGGTTTATTGCAGTGTGTTTAATATTGCAGGCGAAAAACTTAAAGATACAGCTGCTGAAATTATTGACGAAAACAGTTTTGCCGATTTGTTAAAAGATAACCGGGTTCTTTTTTTTGGCGATGGCGCCGACAAATGTGAAGCTATTTTAGGCGGCAATCCTAACGCCAGCTTTTTACACAATTTCGAAAACTCCGCAACGTATCTTACCCAAAAGGCGGCCGAAAAATTTGCTGATAAAGATTTTGAAGATGTAGCCTATTTTGAACCTTATTATCTGAAGGATTTTATAGCGGGGAAAAAAAGTAAGAGTTAA
- the yidD gene encoding membrane protein insertion efficiency factor YidD yields the protein MMALVTLFKQLVGYIFIAVIKVYQYFISPMTGASCRYTPTCSQYGVEAIRKHGAFKGGWLTIKRIASCNPWGGHGHDPVP from the coding sequence ATGATGGCACTGGTAACATTGTTTAAACAGCTTGTAGGCTATATTTTTATTGCAGTGATAAAAGTATACCAGTATTTTATTTCGCCGATGACGGGTGCTTCGTGCAGGTATACCCCAACATGCTCGCAATATGGGGTAGAGGCTATCAGGAAACATGGGGCCTTCAAAGGCGGATGGCTAACTATTAAACGAATCGCCAGCTGTAACCCCTGGGGAGGGCATGGACATGATCCGGTACCTTAA
- a CDS encoding NAD(P)/FAD-dependent oxidoreductase → MKIVIIGGGFAGLNLAKHLAGNQLIDITLVDKNNYHLFPPLLYQVSTAFIEASNISYPFRRMFQYKENLRFHLGKLKNIVASSNKVETSDGDLYYDCLILAMGTETNYFGLENIKKHALPMKTIDDAIHLRNHLLLNAEKAVRTNDPVEKVRLQNIVISGGGPTGVEVSGMLAEMIHSLINKDYPELKKNDANIYLISSGSALLGPMSVKSQAEAYKVLNKLGVQIKLNTSVKDYIDGDIRLSTGECIPAATLVWTSGVIARQVPGLIDECTGRGKRIIVDEFNKVKGTQNIFAIGDQCLQTTDVDYPNGHPQLAQVAIQQGIHLALNLKRLQAGQGLTAFKYKNKGSMAIISKYKAVVDLPKTFFKGLPAWFLWLFVHIIPIVGFGNKIKLAYNWFCSLLTNDPALRLIIRPKK, encoded by the coding sequence ATGAAAATAGTAATCATCGGGGGCGGATTTGCGGGACTCAATCTGGCAAAGCACCTTGCCGGAAACCAATTAATTGATATCACGCTTGTAGATAAAAATAATTATCACCTTTTTCCGCCCCTGCTTTACCAGGTGTCAACGGCTTTTATCGAAGCCTCGAATATAAGTTATCCATTTAGGCGAATGTTCCAATACAAGGAGAACCTTCGTTTTCACCTCGGCAAATTGAAAAATATCGTAGCATCAAGCAACAAAGTTGAGACGTCGGATGGCGATTTATATTATGATTGTTTAATACTTGCAATGGGAACAGAGACCAATTATTTTGGATTGGAGAATATAAAAAAGCATGCCTTACCCATGAAAACAATTGATGATGCAATCCATCTTCGTAACCATTTATTGTTGAATGCGGAGAAAGCCGTAAGAACAAATGACCCGGTCGAGAAGGTAAGACTACAGAATATTGTTATTTCGGGAGGAGGGCCAACGGGTGTGGAAGTTTCGGGTATGTTAGCCGAAATGATCCATTCGTTGATCAATAAAGATTATCCCGAACTTAAAAAAAACGACGCTAATATTTATTTAATTAGCTCAGGGAGTGCCTTGCTTGGCCCGATGAGTGTAAAATCGCAGGCAGAGGCTTACAAAGTATTGAATAAATTGGGGGTACAGATAAAATTAAACACCTCGGTTAAGGACTATATTGATGGAGATATTCGCCTTTCCACAGGAGAATGTATCCCGGCCGCAACCCTGGTTTGGACATCTGGTGTTATAGCACGACAAGTGCCCGGACTTATTGACGAATGTACCGGCCGGGGCAAGCGAATTATAGTTGATGAATTCAATAAGGTAAAAGGCACACAAAACATTTTCGCTATTGGCGATCAATGCCTTCAAACAACTGATGTGGATTATCCAAACGGGCACCCGCAACTCGCACAGGTTGCCATTCAGCAAGGAATTCACTTAGCGTTAAACCTTAAGCGGTTACAAGCCGGGCAAGGTTTAACCGCATTTAAATATAAAAACAAGGGAAGTATGGCAATTATATCCAAATACAAGGCTGTAGTTGATTTGCCGAAGACTTTTTTTAAAGGGTTGCCTGCGTGGTTTCTTTGGTTATTTGTTCATATCATTCCAATTGTCGGGTTCGGGAACAAAATCAAACTGGCGTACAATTGGTTCTGTAGCTTGCTAACAAACGATCCTGCTTTAAGATTAATTATCAGGCCAAAAAAGTGA
- a CDS encoding HD family phosphohydrolase: protein MAKLSTSRQKALMRKYARNVKFLMMLMSICLIVFFLPKQAKFSYEYEKGRIWNQKDLVSPYNFAILKTPQEIDNEKKTAYESITPVYQLDAAAGDQQIEGFKTDLEIKWHNAGINDKLKSKYIDAGVALLTNLYNIGILKLNDKYLRHTNNYPITILNKNVATEKNTNALFTKESALAYCDKVLSKRTDIDRAFMLDLLQNRIQNNLSYDDNLTTRLEKEVYDGLSITRGMVQKGEVIVYKGSIINDDVYQKLESYKKAFENNARVNGNHVLVLLGQFLLVSIAISLLMIFLYLFRKDIYADNRLVGLILLVITAMLATLSAAIKFQFPVNLYYIPYCIVPIIIRILFDTRLALNIHLLVVLIAGFFVPNSFEFAYYEITAGMVSIYSIKNLIRREQFLVSAGIIVFTYFVAFLGISFIREGTFLEIDWMDFLPFVVSVLLTLLAYPMIYIFEKIFSLTSDITLIELTNTNAPLLRELAFTAPGTFQHSLQVANLAENAIYSIGGNALLVRAGALYHDIGKMENPLFFIENQSSGFNPHDKLPYEESAQVIIRHVSKGIEMARKANLPEVIIDFIRTHHGNTRVDYFYQSSLKNFPEKFINENIFRYPGPIPFSKEAGVLMLADSVEAASRSLKEPDEESISVLVDRIVKYKLDQNQLKDSNITLKDIETIKEIFKRMLMSIYHVRIDY from the coding sequence ATGGCAAAACTATCTACCTCGCGGCAAAAAGCCTTAATGCGCAAATATGCCCGCAACGTTAAGTTTTTGATGATGCTGATGAGCATCTGCCTTATCGTTTTCTTTTTACCAAAACAGGCAAAGTTTAGTTATGAATACGAAAAAGGGCGCATCTGGAACCAAAAAGACCTGGTATCGCCTTATAATTTTGCTATTCTGAAAACTCCCCAGGAAATTGACAACGAAAAGAAAACCGCCTATGAAAGCATCACCCCCGTATATCAGCTTGATGCCGCCGCAGGCGATCAACAGATAGAAGGCTTTAAAACCGATTTGGAAATCAAGTGGCACAATGCCGGTATTAACGATAAACTTAAGTCAAAATATATTGATGCGGGCGTAGCTTTATTAACAAACTTATATAACATCGGTATTTTAAAGCTCAATGATAAATATTTGCGCCACACAAATAACTATCCTATTACCATTTTAAATAAAAACGTAGCTACAGAAAAAAATACCAATGCCCTTTTTACCAAAGAAAGCGCGCTGGCTTATTGTGATAAGGTATTAAGTAAACGAACCGATATTGACAGGGCTTTCATGCTCGATTTGCTGCAAAACCGGATACAGAACAACTTAAGCTACGACGATAACCTAACCACGAGGCTGGAAAAAGAAGTGTACGACGGCCTTTCTATCACCCGTGGAATGGTACAAAAAGGGGAGGTGATAGTTTATAAAGGCTCGATTATTAACGATGATGTTTATCAGAAACTTGAATCGTACAAAAAAGCTTTTGAAAATAATGCCCGTGTTAATGGTAACCACGTACTGGTGCTGCTGGGACAATTTTTATTGGTATCAATAGCCATATCGTTGCTTATGATATTCCTATACCTGTTTCGTAAGGATATTTATGCCGATAACCGGCTGGTGGGCTTAATATTGCTTGTAATAACTGCTATGCTGGCTACTTTGTCGGCCGCAATTAAATTCCAGTTCCCGGTAAATTTGTATTACATTCCTTATTGTATTGTACCAATCATCATCCGTATTTTGTTTGATACCCGTTTGGCGCTCAACATTCATTTACTGGTGGTTTTAATAGCAGGATTTTTTGTGCCCAATAGCTTTGAGTTTGCTTATTATGAAATAACCGCCGGGATGGTATCTATCTACAGTATCAAAAACCTAATCCGGCGCGAGCAGTTCCTGGTTTCTGCCGGGATAATCGTATTTACCTATTTCGTGGCGTTCCTGGGCATTTCGTTTATCAGGGAAGGTACCTTCCTTGAAATTGACTGGATGGATTTTTTGCCCTTTGTGGTAAGCGTACTGCTCACTTTGCTGGCTTACCCAATGATTTATATATTTGAGAAGATATTTTCCCTCACGTCGGATATTACGCTCATCGAGCTTACTAATACCAACGCGCCTTTACTGCGTGAACTGGCCTTTACAGCGCCTGGTACGTTCCAGCACTCGTTACAGGTAGCCAATTTGGCCGAGAATGCTATTTATAGTATCGGTGGCAATGCTTTATTAGTTAGGGCAGGGGCTTTGTATCATGATATTGGTAAAATGGAGAACCCGCTGTTTTTTATTGAAAATCAAAGTTCGGGCTTTAATCCTCATGATAAGCTGCCTTATGAAGAAAGTGCACAGGTAATTATACGCCACGTAAGCAAAGGGATTGAAATGGCCCGCAAAGCCAACCTGCCCGAAGTTATTATTGATTTTATCCGTACCCATCATGGTAACACCCGGGTCGACTATTTTTACCAGTCGTCGTTGAAGAATTTTCCGGAGAAATTCATCAACGAAAACATTTTTAGGTACCCCGGGCCTATCCCTTTCTCCAAAGAAGCTGGTGTTTTGATGCTTGCCGACTCGGTTGAAGCCGCATCGCGCTCATTAAAAGAGCCCGATGAAGAATCGATAAGTGTTTTGGTTGATAGGATTGTAAAATACAAGCTTGATCAGAACCAGTTGAAAGACAGTAATATAACCCTGAAAGATATCGAAACCATCAAAGAAATATTCAAGCGTATGCTTATGAGTATTTACCATGTGCGGATAGATTATTAA
- a CDS encoding TolC family protein, with product MEQLQDSALKNNHVLAIKQWEIKEKQEKTKEDVIKRYPTPTLNGNYQHVFNLGEITIPKGTLESNPNTDETFTVGKHNNYGAGLSVYQPISQQSKISTLLKVDKTDEILTEKERFKTSLQVKQAIVKLYYGTLILKKQLDEAEAKLTLAKSKFTDVENALIAGKTTSADKVGLQANIADEEQNILKINIQIQDYIGDLTNVTGVNAGSLKLAEIEPAIQPVNGLEEYKNVASGSNADLQIANLNKSKALLGIKAARQGNIPDIGLVGGYSYVFGSAIVPANNPYIGVNLKWNLQDLFSNKKIVKQKQFQLKQSEENILNTRQQVNNDIEKTYRKINQSQALITVAQKVVSYQKEELKIQENKQAAGLNVKTDLLNTKSFLAKSEADLYAAQLSYLIAVSDLKILTGQ from the coding sequence TTGGAACAATTACAAGATTCCGCGTTAAAGAATAATCACGTATTAGCAATAAAGCAGTGGGAAATTAAAGAAAAGCAGGAGAAAACTAAAGAAGATGTAATCAAGAGGTATCCCACACCTACCTTAAATGGTAACTATCAACATGTTTTCAATTTGGGAGAAATCACGATTCCTAAAGGCACGCTGGAATCAAATCCTAACACCGACGAAACTTTTACAGTAGGTAAACACAATAATTATGGCGCCGGATTATCGGTTTATCAACCCATCAGCCAGCAGTCCAAAATCAGCACTTTACTGAAAGTAGATAAAACGGACGAGATATTAACCGAAAAGGAAAGATTCAAAACATCGCTGCAAGTAAAGCAGGCAATAGTAAAGCTTTATTACGGAACGTTGATTTTAAAAAAACAACTGGATGAAGCTGAGGCAAAGCTGACCCTGGCTAAGTCAAAGTTTACAGATGTTGAAAATGCTTTAATAGCCGGTAAAACAACCAGTGCAGATAAAGTAGGATTGCAGGCTAACATCGCCGACGAAGAACAAAATATCCTGAAGATAAATATACAAATACAGGATTATATAGGTGATTTGACTAATGTAACCGGCGTAAATGCCGGTTCATTAAAGCTTGCAGAGATTGAGCCAGCTATTCAACCGGTAAATGGTTTAGAGGAGTACAAGAACGTAGCGTCTGGTTCAAACGCCGATTTGCAAATAGCCAACCTGAACAAATCGAAAGCTTTACTGGGAATAAAAGCAGCCAGGCAAGGTAATATACCGGATATAGGTTTGGTTGGCGGCTATTCTTATGTATTCGGAAGCGCTATAGTACCTGCCAACAACCCATATATAGGTGTGAATCTGAAATGGAATCTGCAGGATCTTTTTTCAAACAAAAAGATTGTAAAACAGAAACAGTTTCAGCTAAAGCAATCTGAAGAGAATATTCTTAATACCCGGCAGCAGGTAAATAATGATATTGAAAAAACTTATAGGAAAATTAATCAGTCACAAGCGCTGATCACAGTCGCGCAAAAGGTTGTTTCCTACCAAAAGGAGGAGCTAAAAATACAAGAAAACAAGCAGGCTGCCGGCCTTAACGTAAAAACTGATTTGCTCAATACAAAGTCTTTCCTGGCAAAATCCGAGGCCGATTTGTATGCCGCACAGTTGTCTTATTTGATAGCAGTTTCAGATTTGAAAATCCTGACAGGCCAATAA